In Aedes aegypti strain LVP_AGWG unplaced genomic scaffold, AaegL5.0 Primary Assembly AGWG_AaegL5_hic_scaff_823_PBJ_arrow, whole genome shotgun sequence, the genomic stretch GGAGGAATAGAGGCAATCCGCTGCAACTTATTATACCGAAAACGTAATTTGATGTTTATACGCTGCACTCTAAAAACTGATTCATTTGAGAAGACATCAATCGCATAGATATTCATcacatatgaaaaaataaagatttttcgattttttgataggttgtatttaaatttaatgatGCTCTTTTTTCCAAGTATTTCCTAACTCGATGTAAACTCTAATAAACCAGATTGAGTTCCATCTACGGTTCTTTCTCCCATCAACCAGCCTTCTTCCCCGGGCACACGTGTGCAGCCAACTTCAGCACTCCGCTAAACTCCTCATCGCACTCCACGCAGCAGATCACCATCTGGTTCGGGCACACGCCGGTGCTCTCGTGCCGGTTGCGCGTCACCAAGTCGGCAAAGCGTTTTGCCACAATCGGAACACTTGAATGGCCTGAGGCCCTTGTGGCGTTTCACGTGAATCTCGTAGTCAGCCGCTACCGTGAAGGATTTCCCGCACAGCTCACAGGTGTACTGTTTGAAGTCGGGATCCTGATCTGCGTGCAGGGTCACATGTTGATTCAGATCGTGTATACTGGGGAAGCTTTTGttgcaaaaattacaaacaaAATTCCTCCATTTCAAGGCCGGGTTTCCACATGAATTACTTATTCTGGAATGTCGTAGCATATCTGTTCTGCGGACAAAAGTTCGACCGCACTTTTCACAGCTGCGGTGTCTTACATCCGGGTGATGATGATTAACGTGATATTTGGCGTCTACAGGATCTTTGAAttcgatcagacaaattttgcAAACGTAGGTCTGGGCGGCTTTCTTCTCAAGGTTCTTTCGCTCGAATAGCGTCAGGGCAGGGAGTTTCGGCTTAGTTGATTTCTTGGGTTTTGCATTGTCACCATGTTCCGTTTTGTAATGTTTGACTATTTCGCTTTCACTGCCAAATAATCTATCGCATTCGATACACAACAATGGATTTTGATGCATAGCATCTCGGTGCCGTTCAAAAATCTGCCACGGTATCGAATTTTTGACCGCATATGCCACAAGCAAAGGGCTGACGGCAATTCCCATGTTTGAGATCAATGTGCCTCAACAGGAGGTTGGCCGTCTTTTGAAACTTGAAAGCAGTTTCCGTAACCGCAACGGTAGAAGCCGAAGATTGTTATTAGGACCGTGACTATTCGAATGATGTAACAGATCTGTATGGCTGCTAAACATTAGGGTACATTTTACACACTTGTAGCGTTCGTTACCTAAGTTTGCAACAGAGCTCTTCTTTGGTTCGCTGCCTTTTTGGTTTTGTGAACTTTTCTTTGGAAAGTTAACCACTGGCTCTTCGTGTTCGATCTTGGTTTCGAACAAGACTTCTTCAGATTGAATTCAGTTGCATCGTCTTCAAATTCGTGTACTTCCTGCTTGATCGCTATTGATTCCCCTGATTGTATATGGCATTCATCTGAAAGTAATGTGATTTCGGTTATACTTTTCGTCCctatcatataacaaattacCTTCGTCTGCGAATCCAGTCTTCGCACTTGTGATTTCTAGTTTATTGAAACTGTCAGTTCCAGCCACACAGTTATTATCAGTTTCAGTTTTTACCACAATATTGTTGGATTCCATCTCAACAGCAGGAATGACTTAAAACTAAATTGAGAGAAGATATATCAACAAAAGGAGATTAAGATTAAGATTTTGTTTTCTATTAGCAGCCCAAAGCGAACTTCgtttataaaaataatgaatcgCTTCTGATGTTTACCTGAACTAAAATCACACGCACACATATTGGACGGTCATATGTTTTGGTCGTTGGCCATTTATGCATTTACGGGGTATTTTATAGCACCGGATAGCACAGACAAAGAAGCCTGCCACTGTGCAAATTATCGGAAATAGTCGTTTTTTATCGACAGCAGACAATTTATCTAAACGAACACTAGTCTGTTATTTTATCATTTGTCTGCATTATGTACATATTGCTTCATTACTCTGAAGATTTTGAATTCGGCTTCTTTTTCGTGGACTATAGtctgtttaaggtgattattgaacgaagccaaacttcaaattttgaaaagaacaAAACTTGAGCAttaacagcgctccgcgttgaaaatttatcccattgatcaccaccagcaagcaagtcatttgattgattttcaacgcgaaactgttgtcagattcttcagtcttgtgcacttcaaaattcaaaatttgacttcgttttataatctCCTTAAGACGAGGAAGAGTTAAGGGATTATAAGAACAAATTCACTGGTGGTCCAAATTTTTGGTCCATGGTAAAAATTGGAGCTTGCACCGGTGCTGCGAATGATGTTcgaattttatttgatacaagttttctggtctattttttGAAACAGGCTAACTGCTTGGTccatttttggtcggatttggaccaagatttgagttgttttaaataaatagaaatatgtGGACTTTTATtaattcttattccggacgcttccttacttttgcctcatattccggacactttgattcgaattccggacagctcttgaaaattcaaaccaTTAATTGAAATCAGAAAACCTCTGAAAAGGCGTCTAAGGCCAGTTGAGCATTATAAATTATCTGTGGAATGTACagttatctatggaaaatgttgACTAAAACAAGCCTGAAAAGTGagacttttgaacggcaaaaattgaaacatttcgtgtaaaatgtttcccatacaaagtggaggtgtgtccggaatttaaagctgtccgtaaaatgaatcaaaacggtatcaggTTTTTAATGGTTTATCATTCCTTGTGAAGCGTGGCatgatttgtgcatgacccccaaaAGTTGTACCGCGTTTGTAGAACATTTGATAATATCTAGAGTGAAAATTTTGGGAAACtaagaagaaatttctttaaccgTTAGAAAAGCTAATGGAGCAATTCTCTATGACTGTGAATGAATCAATTGATGGCTTCTGAAACAATCTACGGCTAACCTGATATTTATGATCTGGGACAATTTGCTGTGACCATTCCTTGAAGTAATTctagaaaagtttttgaaacatccAGAGAGAATTATTAGAAGATTATGAAACACTCTTGAAAGAAGTGATGGATTAATCTAAGATCAGTCGCATCGTATTTATACACAGCACGAGTGTGGTGGCGCTAGCATTTTCTGAACGTGCGATATAATCTAATCGAAATATAACTGAATCTTTTGACGATTTCAAGAAagttcctataggaactccAACAGCACACTTTCTAGAAGTTCTGGTTGATTCAGATGGCcgtaaggaatttctggaagtagcTCTTAGTTATTCCTGAAAACTGATTTGATCAAATTTCTACTGATAATTGAAAGATATTCAAAGTTTTTGAATATGAATGGTAACAAAAGTTGATCCAATGAACAATTCTAAAAACAGGACTGGTAGTAGGTTTCGTAGTAGGTagtagagacttggtctctattttaattcaagactctattttttaattaagggtctctaaagtatCCATtttattggggccttccttagccgagtggttagagtccgcggctacaaagcaaagccatgctgaaggtgtctgggttcaattcccggtcgggtccaggatctttcgtaatggaaatttccttgacttccctgggcatagagtatcatcgtacctgccacacgatacacgaatgcgaaaaatggcaacttaggcaaagaaaagctctcagttaataactgtagaagtgctcataagaacactaagctgagtagccggctctgtcccagtggggccgttaatgccaagaaagaGGAAACTATCCATTTTAAACCAAAATGGTcaaaaaagtctcttttttatttattctgcTTACCAtcgcttgcattgaatcctgacgAAAAATTGACGGAAAGCTTCAGAGGTTATAACGGGTTCAACGgggctcttcaagaatttcgactgaaattttccgaggaaaaccATCAGGAAATTATCTATATGTATAAAGTGATTTTatccatataaataaaaatagagtggtgtttgtatgtcacgaaatggttaGAGAACGGATCAACGAATTGACGTTTTTCACTGTTAcactcgacaagggatgcgacatGATTctgctagaaaaaaaaatcgagaaatctACGGAATACTCTGGAAAGGTAGAATCTGGTAGAAGActaatgtttaattttatatcGGAGATTGcatgacgttttacaacagTGAAAACAtgaatgaagttttcagaataattttccttggcatttcccaggagaaatttttggaagagttcctgaaaaacaaaactatcaagacttacttgcgaaaatctcaaagaaataCTATTACTCGAATATTAATTTTTctcttttatttatatagaagtcttaaaaggaatctttggagcatCGCTAgttgaaatctgaaaacaatactgaaagacaatttcaaaggaaatcccaagaaattcctggagaagttaTTGACACAGacaacagacgtcacactctcatcgctgtctatcgaccaactttttaacggtcgattcaaatattgggtaggtggtcaatcgaccacccgcagcgctcgcgtcgtttttgttcgtgtttgacgtttacacactaccgccacctgttggtgcATCGGCCAACTAtattgtttttagcattgggcgtacatgatttcgcgactatgattttgatcgagatttgttctaagtgttacgtctgtttctctgtgttaTTGATTCAACTTTGGACGACGTTATGACGGGAACTTAGAGGATGTCTCAGGGAAATCggtggatgaatcactggataacaTAACGAAGGAGTTTgggctttcttgaaaaaaattgtcaaagATGATTCCCGAAATATCTTTGGAGAACTTTTATTTCTATAGTTCTCGTTGGAGAAAGCTAGGTTTGAAGTACCTCAATCCTTAACaaaaattctagaagaaattctcTAGGAACATTCATATAGAAATTCTTTGGGAAATGATCACTAAATGAATTCTCAGAAATTTTAGGcgtaatatctgaacatttgtGCAAAGACCAaaataaatttctgataaaattcatgacgaattctaaaaaataaatcttaggtcttagagaaatgtctgatCTGATGctgtgaagaatttttcattttatacAAGTTGTATGGGTGTCAAAAAACAAGCCATTCTtctgaaaatgatgttattTTTTCAGTTGAGTGGGATACTCACCTTAAAATATCGCTTGATGCTTGGAAACAATAGAATATCCTCAACTCAGTTCAAAACCGACCAacatgtcacttacaccctttCGCGTTTGAGCCActaaatatagtaactttcaatttccagtccagGGTTAACATTTTGCTTAGCTACTGTAACATAGTCATCTTTATAAAGAATCactatgcacaaaatattcggcAACGTTTGTCTTACACATAGTTTTGAACGTAGACGCGCCTCTGTCTGCAggcatttcctccagaaactcttttctttttccagaaaattcagccaggaatttctccgagaaatTCGTCCAGGAAATCTTCCGGGCAtttactctaggaattcttcctgggatttaccccaggaatttctccgggaattagtTCCATGAGTTTCCCCGGGAAttctctacagaaattcttccggagatgaTTTCCAAGAGCTCCTTTGAGATTTCATCTAgcaattcattaagaaattcctgcgaGGATTTTGTACAGAAATTCATTCGGGGACTTTTTTAGAGAATTTGTTCGGagatttcttgcaggaatttctctggggatttgcaccaggcatttctccggagatttgctccaagaattcatccggggatttcctccagggattcctcccggattttctccagatattcctccggggatttcctccagtgtTTCCTCTGAAGATATCTCCCAAAAATTCCTACGATGAATTCGTCAGtagcaattcctccgaggatttcgtctaggagttcctctgcggatttcgtccagaaattcattaaaaaatttatccaaagatctactccagaaattccatcggAAATTTTATCGAAGAagttatccggagatttcctctacGAATTTCTCTTCCTTCCAAGAACTCCACCGggaattttttccaggaatttctcaggggatttccaatagcaaatCTATCGGgtatttcgtccagaaattcttccaggtttTCTCGCCGGCTTTCTTCCAGgctttcctctagaaattgctccggagattttctacagaaattgtTAAGGGGATTTGGTCGGGGaattccttcgagaatttcctccagaaaaacttctggcgatttgctccaggaattcctccggggatttcccccAGGAACTGCTCTTAAAGTTTCCACAAGGAATCCCTGCGGGggtttccttcagggatttcctccagaaattcctccaggattttttttaccagAATTTCTcccgggattttctccagacgTCATACGAAAATTACTTCAGATTTGCTCCGGacattcctccatgaatttcttcagagttcattTAGGATTAGCTTCGAAgtttctacaggattttttcagagctCCTCTTTAATTTCCTCTGCAGCTCCTTggagtcatgcacaaattacgtcacgctccaagggggggaggaggtcgagccaagcgtgtcaagccttacaaaatttttcggaggactcatacaaaaagtgtgacaaagggggggggggggttcgtaaaagttgaaatttagcgtgacataatttgtataccatccccttcaagaattctttcagaatatttcctgggaattccttcggagctccaccgggaattcctttagagttcctccgagaattctacTGCAGTTAAGATGGAGTTACTCGGGAATTCCCTTTCGGATTTTCTCTAGCAATTTCTCTGGATTTCATCCCGCAATTCCTCGGAACTTCCTCCGGATTtccttg encodes the following:
- the LOC110681413 gene encoding myoneurin-like, which produces MGIAVSPLLVAYAVKNSIPWQIFERHRDAMHQNPLLCIECDRLFGSESEIVKHYKTEHGDNAKPKKSTKPKLPALTLFERKNLEKKAAQTYVCKICLIEFKDPVDAKYHVNHHHPDDPDFKQYTCELCGKSFTVAADYEIHVKRHKGLRPFKCSDCGKTLCRLGDAQPAREHRRVPEPDGDLLRGVR